One region of Oncorhynchus nerka isolate Pitt River unplaced genomic scaffold, Oner_Uvic_2.0 unplaced_scaffold_835, whole genome shotgun sequence genomic DNA includes:
- the LOC135571038 gene encoding NADH dehydrogenase [ubiquinone] flavoprotein 2, mitochondrial-like has product MFLTSAIRSVVSQTSRQVRSLHQSAARAGAGGIFVHRDTPDNNPDTPFEFTVDNLKRIDAIISMYPEGHKQAATIPVLDLAQRQHGWLPISAMNKVAEVLEVPPMRIYEVATFYTMFLRQPVGKYHIQICTTTPCMLCDSDSILEALQNKLGIKVGGMTSDKMFSLIEVECLGACVNAPMVQINDNYYEDLSPKDIDQIIDELKAGQVPPPGPRNGRFSCEPAGGLTSLSEPPPGPGFGVRADL; this is encoded by the exons ATGTTTTTAACTTCTGCAATTCGATCTGTTGTATCGCAAACG TCCAGGCAGGTCAGGAGTCTGCACCAGTCCGCTGCCAGAGCTGGAGCTGGGGGCATCTTTGTG CACAGAGACACACCTGACAACAACCCAGATACTCCATTTGAGTTCACTGTGGACAACCTGAAG AGGATTGATGCTATCATTAGTATGTACCCAGAGGGCCACAAGCAGGCCGCCACCATCCCCGTGTTGGACCTGGCTCAGAGACAGCATGGATGGCTCCCCATCTCAGCCATGAACAAg gTGGCCGAGGTGCTTGAGGTCCCTCCGATGAGGATCTATGAGGTAGCGACGTTCTACACCATGTTCCTGAGGCAGCCGGTGGGCAAGTACCACATCCAGATCTGCACTACAACTCCCTGCATGCTTTGCGACTCCGACAGCATCCTGGAGGCCCTCCAGAACAAACTGG gcaTCAAGGTAGGAGGGATGACGTCAGACAAGATGTTCTCTCTCATAGAGGTGGAGTGTCTTGGTGCCTGTGTTAACGCTCCCATGGTCCAGATCAACGACAACTACTAC GAGGACCTGAGTCCTAAAGACATTGATCAGATCATTGACGAACTGAAAGCTGGACAAGTCCCTCCTCCTGGACCCAG GAACGGCCGTTTCTCCTGTGAGCCAGCAGGTGGACTGACATCTCTGTCTGAGCCTCCTCCTGGACCTGGTTTTGGTGTTAGAGCTGATTTATAA